A region of the Peredibacter starrii genome:
TCATGCGCTTTGTTTCTAAATCGGATTTAGTCTGGGCATAAATCAGGGAGATCAACTGTTTTCGGCTGAGGCGATAATTAGCGATACTAAAAACCAGAAAGATCAGAATGAAAAAGACCACGTAGATATGAGAGTGATCCGCAGTCGCTATGTAAGTCAGAATTGCCATGATGGAAATAGAAATCACGTAAGAGTAATAAGAGTACTTATTTCCAATCATGGTGGTGGAAGAACTGGTCATGAAGGCGACCAGGATCAAAAGAGTAAAAATGACGTTCTGAGAATTGGCCCCATAATGAGAGTGAACATCATAAAAATGAAGTCCCCAACCAATTCCCAACCCGCCATAAACAAAAATATTGAAGAAGTGCAAAGGAACACTACCTTCTGACCACCTCTTGAAGAGCGGACCAGAAAGGATCAATCGAAAGACACAAGTCGTGATGATGATCAAGATTGTCACAATCCAGAGATCATCAACGATTAATTTTTCTCTTTGAATGAAGATGGAAGCCAGAGCGACAAGTAACGCAGGAAGGATACCTACACGACTGCGGTGTTTATGAAGCTCACATAATTTTTGTTCAACGGTTTTTTGTATATCCATATTGGGGAGCCATCAAGGCTCCCCAAAGATATTAATAAGAACGTTCTAAAGCAGCAATACGATCTTCAAGACTTGGGTGAGTTGAAAGGAAATTCATGAAACCTTTCTTAGAAGAAATTTTCATGGCCTTCATAGCGTCTTGAGAGTCATCCACCATATCAATTTTTTGTTGCAGGCGTCTTAATGCGGCAACCATTTTATGTTTACCTGCATACTTAGCGCCCCCTTGGTCTGCGCGAAACTCACGCATTCTAGAAACGTAAGCAACCACAAACATACCCAGGAATGAGAAAAGAATCTCACAAACCATAACAGTTAAATGGTAACCCATGCCGCTTGTTACTGGTCTGTCATCATCTCTGTCGCCACTCATCGCTTGTGACAAAGCGAAAGCAGCAACACGCGCGAAGAACATAACAAAGGCGTTCACTACACCCTGAACCAGGGCCATCGTTACCATATCGCCGTTTGCTACGTGAGCAACTTCGTGAGCGAGCACACCCTCAACTTCTTCAGTGTTCATCTGTTGAAGAAGACCAGTAGACACCGCCACAAGTGCGTTGTTTTTTGTAGGCCCAGTCGCGAAGGCGTTTACTTCTGGAGAATGATAAACACCTACTTCAGGCATTTTCTCGATACCAGCTTGTTTTGCCAGAAGGTGAACTTTACGAACAAGGTCACCATATTGAGAACGTTCATCAACGATCTCAACACCCATCATTCTCTTGGCCATGAATTTTGAAAGGAGAAGGGAAATCCCCGATCCAACAAAACCCCAAACCAAACAGAACACCATGAGGGCCTGATAGTTAATTCCCGATGCTGTGAGATAATTTCCAACGCCTAGAACCGAAAGGATAATAGACACAGAAACCATCACTAAAATGTTAGTGAGAACGAATAAGAAAATACGTTTAAACATTATGAAACTCCTAAATTGTTCCTTGGAACATTTTAAAGTTAATACTTTTTAATCGAACGTCAAGGTTAGTGAACCTAGAGTATTAGAATTATTAGCGCCCAGGCCTCTGCAAGTAGGCTTGTTTGCGGAGTTCGCCAGAGGGTAAAACAAAGAGGGCCTTCATGGATCGAATGGCCGAGTGAGTCACATTTAATTCCTTGTCGACTGACCTGCGGATTGTTACGCTTTGAGTCTCACGAATTATTAAAAGGACTTATCGCATGAAACATTGGATGTCGCTTGCACTTATGTTCGTATTTCTCCCACTTGCCTGGGCCACTCCAAATGAAGATCAGGTTCTGGAAGAAACTCTTTACCAAGATTTCAAACAACTTATTCATAACAACACCATTAACCAGAGATCAGGGCTAGTTGCTTTTGATCAGTCTTTGTTTGTGGATGCGCTTTGGGACGCTCTGGATGAAGGAGACCCGAATGCCAAGGACGTTTTGGATAGTGTGAAGACTTATCACTATGAACTAGTGGAGAAGCTTCGTGTGGCGATTTTAAGAATTAAGTATAGCCGTACGACAACTCTCCCGGCAGAACTAGTGAATGAACTGATTAATGTTCTTCGTACTCCGGAAGTTGAAATTAAACTCATTTACACTCTGGCCGCCTACGAGAAAGAAATCCTGACAGCGGGACACACTGATGTCGTTGAGCTTGCGAAAACTCACCCTGAGTATTTTGATATTGCAGAAGATGAAGTTCGCAGAAAAGAAATCACGGATGATCTCATTGAAGATCTTTTCCATAAGACTCCAGATGCAACGACTTATATGAACGGTGAGTATGTGAAGAGTGTAAAAATCTTCATGTTCTGTCGTGAGAACCGTTTGTATCCGTGTCTCATGGTCATGAGAAACATTCATGGTGAAGTCGTAAGAGAAGCTGACGGTTCAATCTGGAATCATCCGTCTCTCGCTTCTTCGGCCCATGGACTTCCGAGCTACACTCGTAACGGAAACACTCCAGCGGGTATCTTTACAATTGATTCAGTAATGCCGGCGGCCGATCAACAGATCTCGTTTGGTAAGTTCCGTCGTATGATGCTGAACTTTGTTCCGAAATCAAAAGACGAGGTTCTTTTTAAGTCTCTACTTCCGGCTTCATCTCATGATCAGGACTGGTGGAGAACTTCAACAGTTGCTCGTGACGCCGGAAGAAACCTGTTCCGTATTCATGGGACTGGGAAAATCAATAAGGATCCAACGACGCCTTACTTCCCTTTCATGAGAACCAGTGGCTGTATCGCTCAACGTGAGAACACCTACGGTACAATTACTTACAGAGATCAGCGCGAACTACTTGACGATATTATGAAAGCAATGGATCTTCGTCCTTCTTTCGAAAACGAAGTAAAAGTAAAAGGCATTCTTTATATCGTGGAAATCGATGATAAGGCAGCACCTGTGACAGCTGATGATCTTGCTCTTAGAGGCATCCTATGAAGTATTTAATTGTTCTTCTTTTTTCGGTGGCTGCATTTGCCGACGATCCTGAGATTTCAGTTCAGGGTAACTGTGAGATCAAGGTTACTCCTGATCGTGGGGCGATTACGTTCACGGCCGAGAATCAGGCACGTGATCAGAAAGATGCTGTTAAAAAGACGACAGAACAGATTAATCAGCTTAAGGAAGAAATTAAAAAATTAAACCTTGCTGACCTTGAACTTAAAAACACAAACTACAATGTGTTCCCGGTTCGTGAGTACGAGAAAGAAAAAATCGTAGATAAAGGCATTCGGGCCACTCTTTCGTTAGAAGTTACAACTTCTGAGATTGCCCGCATTGGCGAGGCGATGCAGTCTGCTGCGAAAGTTGGTGTGATTAACGTAGGGTCTCTTACGACCTTTCTCTCTTTAGAGAAGTCGCAGAAAGAATACTTAAAGTGCCTTGATATCGCGGCCGACGATGCAAAGGGCAAGGCCCAACAACTTGCTAAGAAGCTCGGCTTTAAACTTGGCGACGTTATTAAATTAAATGAAGTCCCGCAGATGCCTCAACCGGTTCCAGTCATGGAACGCGCGATGATGAAATCTATGGACGCAGCTCCTGCTCAGATTGAGCCAGGAACACAACAATATTCAACTAACATTCAGGTCACATTCAAAATTAAATGATTACGCAAAACCTTTCCCACTATCAACTCCTGGACTCTGGTCTGGGCCGTAAACTTGAAATTATCTCAGGTCTAAAAGTAAACCGTCCAAGCCCTCAGGCCATCTGGAAGCCCATGCTGAAAGATTCTGAGTGGAATCAGGTCACATCTAATGTGATCCGCACTAAAGATGGCGGTGGGAAATGGGAACACAAGAAAGAGCCTGCAGAGAATCTCTCTCTGCCTTTTACTATCGATGGGAAACAACTCTCTTTCCGTTTGAAATTCACTTCATTCGGGCATTGTGGAGTTTTCTTTGAGCAGATTCCGGTGTGGATGTGGCTCTATGAAGAAGTTAAATTTCTAAAACAAAAACTAGGTCGCGCTCCCAAGGTCGTGAACCTTTTTGGTTACACCGGATGTGCAAGTATCGTCATGGCCGCGGCCGGTGCTGAAGTTTTCCACGTGGACAGCTCTAAGGGTGTCCTTGATTGGGGGAAAGAGTCTCAGGCCCAAAGTAAGATCAAAGCGGACGCTATTCGCTGGGTCCAGGGTGATGCTCAGGAATTCATTCGTCACTCTTTTAAAAAGAACTTCATGTATGACGGAATCCTCGCCGATCCTCCTAGCTGGGGCCATGGTGTAAAAAAAGAAGTTTGGGATTTTGAAAAGCACATTCATCTTCTAGTGGATGGAATGCTGTCCGTGATTAATCGCGAGAACAGCTTCCTGTTCCTATCAAGTCATACCCACGGTGTTCAACCTGAGGCCCTGAGAAACCTCATTTGGGACAAGCGGTGGAAGGACATTGAGGCAAGTGAGCTGGGTGTAAGGCATCAAAACGACGCCCGCATTCTTCCGGCCGGTATTTATGCCGCCGCTCGAAGCTACCAGAAGTAGTTTCAAGAACTTAAGCACAATTAAAGCATTCTACTCAAGTATCCGATAAGCGAGACCATGAAGGTCTTAATTATCATTCTCTTGAGTGCGTTCTCTCTTCATACGTCAGCAAAAGATCGGGCCACGGTAGAGTCTTTGACCTCACTGATGGAAGAAACCCGCAATCCAGTCATCGATCAAAAAACACGACTGGAAAGTCTTCACTTCAGTCGCCGAATGATGGAGCAGCTCCTTTCAAAAGATGTTGGAGTTCCAGTTAAAGACCTCAATCGTTATTTCCTACAAAGTGCTACTGCTGTTCAATCACTCTACTCCGATGATTGGTATGATCTCCAAACAGAGTTCTACACGACTCTCCATCAAGAAATTTTTTATCAGCGCTTAGAAGCGATGAAGAAGAACTATAAAATCACTGAGTACGGAACTAACATTGCCACCAGCATGATTGGCCACTTGGGAGATTTTTCTCCTCGGGCGGAAGGGCGATTTTACATTCGCACCAACAAGGTCTCGGTCGGAGTGGTTCAAGGTAAATCACGCTCAAGTAATGTGCCCTTCTTTCTTATGTCCTCCAATATGAATGATCTTCTGGCCATGGACGCTCACACTCCCTTTGAAGAGTTGTTCCCGACTGCTAAGAATGAAACCACGACTAATCCGAGTCTTGATACTTTCATGAAGCACACGCCAATCACGACTCGTGCGCTTAATCAGGAACTCGCGGAGAAGATGCAGATCAATCACCGCATCGGAATTCGCGCGGCCGCCAATAGTGCCAAGACCATTGCGAGTATTTACTATCTCACGAATGAATTAAATCGAAGCCAGACGGAAAACAAGGTCGCTCGGTTTGTGAATGCGAACTGTGAAGGATGTACTCCTCGCGAGAAATCAGATTTCACCAAAGGTGCCATGACCTATGTGGATAACATGAGAAAAGTTATTCAGGTCGTGAGTACAGAGAACCTTGCAAAGAACTTTTGTTCTTCGCTTAAAAAGAACGGTTATATCTGGGACCTTGATAAGAGCAAACCTCACGCTCTTGAGATGATTGCGGACGGGCGAAATATTGTTCGTTACGTAAAACATAGAAAGCTCTCTAAGAAAAATCAGGAAATCCTCACCATGTCCATCATGGAACAAGATATGGGGATTCTCTTTTTGACTCGTTCTATGAATGAGATGAATAACTTTAATGAGCCCGCTGGAACAAACCTTCGCTGCGTACCTTCGACTCTAAAAAAAGACGCTGAACTCATTCGTCTGGCGATTAAAGAGGCCGAGGCCAATGTTGAAGAATACATGACTCGCGTGAATGTAAAGATCCTGAAAGCGCGCTATGACCGTCATGCCTCTCAAAGAGCACTGGAATATTTTATTCAAACCAATCAGGCCGCGACTGCTGAGGCATTGGTGCATTTCCCTCAAGGCATTAAGGATTTCGCGAAAGCTGTGATTGAAGTTGATAAAGACGTTAAACGTCGTGAGACCACAGATAACGTCATCACCTGGGGTGGTAATATTATCGGTGTGGGTCTTATTCTCACTGGTATCGGTGCACCCGAAGGTGCCGCGGTCCTGATCGCCACGGCAGGAGTGGTAAAAAGTGTCAGCTCGGGAACTTACTTTGCCATTCGCTCTCAGCAAGAAAAGAAATTTGCCCGTGAGATTTTGCTTGCGAAAAAAGGTACTGAGGATTTTTTAATCGAGGCCAATTTAAGAAAGCACTACTCTGAATACATGAAACTCAAGGTTCAATATATTAAAGAGTTTGCATCAACCGGTATTAGCTTTTTCCAACTACAAAAAACCGCTCTCGCTGCCACTGGCGGAAGTGTTGAGGAGTCCCACAAACTTCTTCACAAAGTTTTTGATGCAGCAAAAAGCCAGGGCCAGGACATGGCCCAGGAAAAGATATCTGAAATGGTGATTCAGTTTGCTTTAAATATGCGCTAGAGACCCTGACGGAACCATTCAGTCAGAATGGCGGTCGTGGCATTGGAAACGTTTAAGCTTTCCACTTCGCCGGTACCAGGAATCGAAAGAAGCTTATTCATCTTCTTCATCATAGAGTTTGAAAGACCCTCGCCTTCCGCACCCAGGAAAAGAATCGCTTTTTCAGGAAATTCAAAATCAAAAATCGACTCTCCATCATGAGATGAAGTGGCGAGTGTTTTAAAATTGTTTCTCTTCGCCAGATCCAGAACATGGGCCCAGTCAGTCACTTGAATGGCCGGAACAACTTCTGCTCCACCTTCCGCCGTTCTCATGGCAGCACCGGAATTTGCAACCGGTACCTTCGCTTCATAAATAATTCCGCTGATTCCAAAGTGAGCAGCAGAACGCATGATCGCACCCAAATTATGCGGATTAGAAACTTCTTCCAGGGCCAGGATCAGAGTTCGGTAAGGGTTCGCGTGAAGGAGTGTTTTAAGCTCCGGAAGCTCTTTATTCTTCACGATGAGGCAAATCCCCTCATGGTGAGTGGCCTTAGTAATCCCCTCAATTTCATCATTATTCACAATATGGTAAGCGAGCTTTTGATCGGCCAGAAATTTCATGAGGTCTTTGTATAAGAACACTCCATCCTGGTTTACATAGGCCCTAACGATGTCTTCGCGACGTTTTTCAAATACTTTAAGGCAGGCATTGCGGCCATAGACCTTGGTTTCTTGGTTTTTTTTAGCATGTTTCATAATGCGCTCTTTTAACATAAGGGGCCCTTGGTGTATAGAAGACCCATGACAGTTTACACAGGTTATTTGGCCATTCATAAATTTGAGGCGGAGCTCGAGCGCGAGCTGGAGATTCGTGGTCTGAAAGTGGCCATGAAGAAAGATCGTTTATACCTGGTTGAGGGCAATCACCCTCAGCTCATTTGGGCCCAAATGACGGCCTTTGATCTGGAGTTCATTAATATCACGTCGATTAACGACGGAGCTAAGAAGCTTAAGGCCCTTGGTCGCAACTGGGGTCTCTTTACGGTGGGTCACCACCGTCGTGCTCAATTGATCCAGGACGAGCTTCCGAAAATCAATAAAAAGCCCATTCCTTTTCGTCACGCCTTACCGTCGATGCCGATGGGGTTCTGGACCCTGTGGGGGCCGGATCAAATGCTTGCCACTCAGAAGACCTCTTCGCCCTTTGCTTTGGGTGAGATGGATTTTCAGGAAGACAAGGAAATGCCTCCTTCTCGGGCCTATTTGAAGCTCTGGGAGTTCTTCACGGTGTACGCGCCTGAGGCGATTCATGGTGGAGTTTCAATTGACGTGGGATCTTGCCCTGGCGGTTGGACTTGGGTTCTTCGCACATTGGAATTTGATAAAGTGTATTCCGTGGATAAAGCACCGATTGAAAAACGTATTATGGATTTGGGCCGCATTGATTTCAGACAGGAAAGTGCCTTTGGTCTTGATCCAAAGAACTTCGAAGAAATCGATTGGTTCTGCTCAGATATTATTTGTTATCCAGAGAGATTATTAAATCTTGTGAACCGCTTCCGTGAAGCGGGCAAGGTGAAAAACTTTGTTTGTACTATTAAGTATCAAGCGGAAACTGACTGGGAGAATACTCTGAAGTTTTTGGAGATTCCTGGTTCTCGCATTGTTCACCTTCATCACAATAAACACGAAGTGACGTGGTTTTTGAAAGGAGCTAACTCGTGAAATACTTTTCCTTTGATAAAACACAACGTTTAAAACTCACTCGTGATTTAACCAAGCATATTAAGCGAGGAAACCCTTGGGTATTTTCAGATGCCGTTGAAAAGATCAAGGCACCGGAAGGTACATACGTTCTTCTTGTAAGTCACAAGAACGAAGTTCTGGCCCATGGTTTCTACTCTCCCAATATTAATCTTTCGTTTCGTATGCTCACTCTGGGCGATAAGAAATTTAACGACGCCATGGTGGAAAAACGTTTCCGTCAGGCGATTGAAAATAAAAAGCACCTCTTGTCTCAGGAGAATAAATGCTTTCGCCTTTTAAACGGTGAAGGCGATGAGCTTCCTGGCATGGTGGCCGATTTCTATGATGGGGTTCTGGTATTAAAGCTTGATGGAGCTGCCGCCGAGGCCTTCTGGAAAAAAGAAGCGGTCGCTGAATTCTTCATGCAACAAACTGATCTTCCGGTAAAGTGCGTTTACTTCAAACGTAAGAACCGTGAAGAAGAAAAGGGTCTTATCCTTGCTGGTGAATGCGATAACCTAACTGATCTCGAATTCCTCGAGCACGGTGTGAAGTTCCGCACAAACATCATCGATGCCGCCAAGACTGGTTTCTTTTTAGATCAGCGTGAAAACCGAAATTTCATCCGTTCCGTTTCAAAAGATAAGTCACTCTTAAATCTCTTTGGTTATACCGGCGGATTTTCGATTTATGCCGGTCTTGGTGGTGCCTCTAAGGTTACTACTGTCGACATCGCTCCGAACGCTATTAAGGCCTCTGAGGTGAATTGGCAGATCAACCTCCTGTCACCTGAGAAGCACGAAGCTCTGTGCGAAGACGCTTTTGAATTCGTAGCGGAAGCTCAGAAGGCAAAGCGCCAATGGGACATCGTAATCACTGATCCTCCTAGCTTTGCTCCAAATCAAAAGGCGGTTGAATCGGCACGTGAGGCATATACGAAGATATTCGCCGATTCACTGCGCCTCGTGAAAGACGGCGGCTTCTTTGCTGCTTCAAGTTGTTCGGGCCACATTAGCTTTGAGTCTTTCCTCGAGATCGTTCAAGAGGCCCTTTCAAAGTCCCGTCGCCGCGGAAAAGTGCTTTTAATTAAGGGTCAGCCGGAAGATCATCCCTTCCCTTTCGCTTTGCCTGAAATGCGTTATCTGAAGTTTGTTTATCTTCAGGTTTTTCAGGATTAATAAAGCTGCGGGTTTTAAACCTTCAATGTAATCATGGTCTCCCTCAAAGGAGACCTCATGAAAATCCTCTTCCTGGTTTTCACCTTCCTTGCTCTCATGCTCACTGGCCATGCTCAAAAACAAACTTCGCAGTACACCTGCCAGGCCTCACACAAACACTCTGAAGTGGGTTTTGTGATGGACATTGGCGCCACTCGCACAGTTAATGTCGGCGGCTGGGACCTTAAAATCAGTATCGAGCGAGTCAATAAAATGATCGAGGTCTCAGTTTCCCGCGCGGTAAATGTCTTGGATGCAACTTATCGCCGAGAGGCCAAGCGCAGTTATCCAACAACTGCTCGCACTCTCCCGGTAGAGTTAGTGCACGATTTCGGTGGCAAACAGGACGTATTTAACGTTATCTGCTTTCCTCGTTAATACCTGAGTGTGGCGTGCTTTAAGAACATGGTACTTCTCATTTTAAGGAGTGCCCATTGGGCCACCACTGCCGATACAATCCACATCACGTGATAAGAAATTGATTCACCTGTCAGATCGAGTGAAATATTGGTCAACATCAGCCCACTCCAAAGAATGGCCGGAAGAAAGATAAGTGAAAACTTATAACGGTTCCAAACCCACCAAAGCTCTTCGCCCTTCATTCCAATGAAGGCCACCATGAGTCCGGCAGATAAGAAGAGAGATCCACAAAAGGCCGCACAGGCCCAATCACCAATCATACGCACCATATGAGTGATGCCGTGACCATCCACTAGTCCTAGTCCAAATTGCGGACACACCGACATTGAAAACAATGCCCCTAAAAGCTGGAAGCCCAAGAACTTAGCAATAATAGATTTCGCGTGGAAGCTTAAGAGAATGTCTTTCTTTGCCAGAGACTTTAAATGCTCCGGGACACTTTCTTTTCCAGTCATAAATTCTAAAAATTCTTTATTCATAGAGTTTGTTCCTTAAACCTCTAAGTGTTCTAGATAGACGTTGGCGAAGGTTCGCTTGTGACAACCCAGTTTCCATTTCTAATTCTTCGTAACTAAATCCCTCAAGATAGTACTTACGAACCAAATCTTGAGATTCCTTTGGAAGAGTCTCCAGGAGTTCTTCCAGACCATCATCTTTGAGGTCCTGATGATAGATTTTTTCAATCAATTCATCCTGGAACTCTTGTTTATTAAGCCTTCCTAACGATCGATACTCATCAATCAATAAGTGCTTCATCATAACAAAGAACCACGGTGCAAATGGCTGATCCTGATAGAGATGTCTCTTCTCATGGAGCTGCCGCCAGACCTTTTGATAAAAGTCTTCTGACTCCGAAGTTCGCAAACGTTTTCTGATGAACCCGTAAACCATAGGGGAGTATTTTTCATAAAGTTGCCCGAAGGCCACTTCACTCCCCTTTACGTATTCGCGCATCAGCTGTTCATCAGTTTTCATAGACCCCTATTGTCTCACATTAATTTTGGGAGAACAAAGGCGTAAAACGCGCCGATAAGATTAATCACCAAGGTGACGTAGAAGAGCGGCTTCGACCAATTCTTGGTATTTTGACAGTCTTCTTTCTTATCAATGGGACAGACTTGTTTCTCTGCGTATTTTTGTCCAGCAAAGGACACCGCAAGCATGAAAAAGCTCAGTCCAAAAACCAGTTCTTTATTTTCAGAGAGCCAAATGAGTTGCGGGAACTCGCCCAAAAAACTCGCTAGACTTGCTCCGAAACCTAAAAGCACCAACGTCGATGGAATCGCACAACAAATGAGCGTTCCAAAAGACGAGAACAAGCTTAGGTAGCTTATAATTTTATTTTCTTTCGATCGAAGCAACATTGTATCCTGCCTCTGTAATTAGTTTTGTGATCGTCTCATTTGAAACATCCTGGTCACCTGTTTCAAATTTTACAAATTTATTTGATAGGTCCACATTTAAATTTTTTACTCCAAGGCCAGAAAATTTCTTTTGAATTCCCTGAGCACACATGGAACAAACCATACCATTTACTTTTACATTTATTTCCGTAGCCATAACGTTCATTGCTCCTAACATTAAAAATACTGCTAATAATTTCTTCATATGCCCCCTAATAATGAACCATGAGATTTAGCATCCAGTCGCCGCGGGTCGAGGATCCAATTTCCCATAATACATTCTGATAAAAAAATCTAAGCATCGGCGTGATCATGACGGTTTCATTTAAGTCATCAATGACCATCCCTTGCACCATGAACCAAGTCTGAAGACTGTTAAAGTCCGCAATCGCCGGAGAAAATCCCACACGTGCTTGGGTCATGGATAAATCTGAAAACTGATAGTACTTCAATGCTGTGTAAAGGACGCGGGTCTCCCAGTCGGCCTCAGCACCAACTACATAATCTCCAAAGGTCCCACGAGGCTGCCATTCCTGATCTCGAACACCCACGCCACCATGGACATAAAGATTGGCCTGGTAATCTTCGCCATTAGCACGCCAAAGAAGATGATTCAGTTTTAAAAAACCCATTTCAGTGTTCGCCTTCTCCTGAGAGAAGCGCCAATGATCTACTCCAATGGCAAATTTATTGGTGAAGGAATACATGACATAGTTATTCGAGTAATCCTTCATATTGGATGAGCTTATGGCCCAGCCATCCTTATAAATCACCGGATGGGCGAAACTTTTAAATGAGAACAACAGAGCTGCAAATGTGATTAGCTTTTTCATGCACTCTATAACGGTGGGGGCCTCCTTTTTGTGACAGCTACTTTCGCCAGCGAAAGTATTTTTTTTAATACTTGACCATTCCGTATCTTTTCCGTATTGTTTCTAGCATGAGACTAAATCATGTTGCAAATAAAATTTTACTAAGTGACACAAAAAAATTGGCGGGTGCTGAAAGAGAAGCAACTGTAAAAGTGCTTCATCATTTGAAAGAAATAGATAAAAGAAAGCTTTATTGCGATTTGAAGTATTCCTCTCTATTCGCCTATTGTGTCCATGAATTAGGTTATTCAGAAGGAGCGGCCCAAAGAAGAATCGTCGCCGCCCGAGCTATTGCTGAGATGCCAGAGATTGAAAAGAAAATCGAAAACGGAAGCTTGAATCTAACTAATATTTCATTAGTGAATCAATTTATTGAAGATCCTATTCAAAAGCGTGAAGTCTTTAAAGAAGTAGAGAATCTAACTAAGAATGAATGCGAACAAAAACTATTTGAAATAACAGGTAAGGAAGCAAAACCTAAAGACAAAAAGAAGCGCGTATCAAAAGACAAAATCCAAGTTGCGTTTGTACTTAAAGATGAGACCCTGGCCTTGGTGGACAAGCTCAAAAATCTTATCGGCAGAGAAATGGAAATGGATGAACTCGTCCAATTTATGGCGAAGAAGGCCATAGAAGCGGTCGAAAAAACAAAGTTCAAACAAACAAAACCTCGCAAATCACTTCCGCCAGCGAAAGTAGGAAGAGTCATTTCTGCATCGGTAAAACGGGAAGTGTATACGAGAGATAAGAAATGCACGAACTGTGGATCAACTCGTAATCTTAATTATGATCATATTCTCCCCTACTCGATGGGAGGGCCAAATACCAAAGAGAATTTGAGATTATTGTGCTCTCCTTGCAATCAAAGAGCGAGGATTAAGGCGGGACTTTTGGCCCCGCCCGGGAAACTACATGTCTACAAGTAAATCGTAAGAGTAATTTGAAGTGCGAGATAAACAAGCATCATCAGCACTTGTTACAGAAATTGTTTTAGAGAACTTAGGTAGGATCGCTTTGAAAATCGCAACGTTCAGACCACATGATGGATTACGACGGTTACCAGTGATTGTCATGCGACGAGCTTCATCGCGGCCAGTAGGTGCTGGAACATCGAACTCCGCAACGATGCGAACTGGGCCCTGCATCCAAATATCGATGCCGCCAGAGCAAGTTACATCGATGTTTGTGGCACCAAGAGTTTTAAGGTGCTTGATGGTTTGAGATTCAGCGTAAGTACAAGCATAGAATGAGCGTCCCCAGGACTCCATTCCAGCATAGGAGATAAAAGCACGTTCAGAAGCGAAAGAAGATAAAGAAAATACCAGGGCCGCGAAAGTGAGAAGCAATTTCATAGAACCTCCAGTTGAGTTTATCGACTAGTGTGTTCTAGCAAGTTTCTTAAAGTTAAGCCACACCTGAGATTTTAAGAAATCGAGATCCAAGTGAAGACATTCGGCAGCACGAAGAAAGATATCGTGAATGTCGAGGTGCTTCTGAGAATCCGTTTCTAGGAATAAGTTTTGAAGAGGAACAGAAGGCAGGAGTTCTCGCACTTGCGGAGAATTATCCAGAGATAAACCAAAGGAGAAATAACATTGAGAATGTAAGCGTAAAAAA
Encoded here:
- the htpX gene encoding protease HtpX; this translates as MMFKRIFLFVLTNILVMVSVSIILSVLGVGNYLTASGINYQALMVFCLVWGFVGSGISLLLSKFMAKRMMGVEIVDERSQYGDLVRKVHLLAKQAGIEKMPEVGVYHSPEVNAFATGPTKNNALVAVSTGLLQQMNTEEVEGVLAHEVAHVANGDMVTMALVQGVVNAFVMFFARVAAFALSQAMSGDRDDDRPVTSGMGYHLTVMVCEILFSFLGMFVVAYVSRMREFRADQGGAKYAGKHKMVAALRRLQQKIDMVDDSQDAMKAMKISSKKGFMNFLSTHPSLEDRIAALERSY
- a CDS encoding SIMPL domain-containing protein, encoding MKYLIVLLFSVAAFADDPEISVQGNCEIKVTPDRGAITFTAENQARDQKDAVKKTTEQINQLKEEIKKLNLADLELKNTNYNVFPVREYEKEKIVDKGIRATLSLEVTTSEIARIGEAMQSAAKVGVINVGSLTTFLSLEKSQKEYLKCLDIAADDAKGKAQQLAKKLGFKLGDVIKLNEVPQMPQPVPVMERAMMKSMDAAPAQIEPGTQQYSTNIQVTFKIK
- a CDS encoding class I SAM-dependent methyltransferase, producing the protein MITQNLSHYQLLDSGLGRKLEIISGLKVNRPSPQAIWKPMLKDSEWNQVTSNVIRTKDGGGKWEHKKEPAENLSLPFTIDGKQLSFRLKFTSFGHCGVFFEQIPVWMWLYEEVKFLKQKLGRAPKVVNLFGYTGCASIVMAAAGAEVFHVDSSKGVLDWGKESQAQSKIKADAIRWVQGDAQEFIRHSFKKNFMYDGILADPPSWGHGVKKEVWDFEKHIHLLVDGMLSVINRENSFLFLSSHTHGVQPEALRNLIWDKRWKDIEASELGVRHQNDARILPAGIYAAARSYQK
- a CDS encoding TrmH family RNA methyltransferase, whose translation is MKHAKKNQETKVYGRNACLKVFEKRREDIVRAYVNQDGVFLYKDLMKFLADQKLAYHIVNNDEIEGITKATHHEGICLIVKNKELPELKTLLHANPYRTLILALEEVSNPHNLGAIMRSAAHFGISGIIYEAKVPVANSGAAMRTAEGGAEVVPAIQVTDWAHVLDLAKRNNFKTLATSSHDGESIFDFEFPEKAILFLGAEGEGLSNSMMKKMNKLLSIPGTGEVESLNVSNATTAILTEWFRQGL
- a CDS encoding SAM-dependent methyltransferase, which produces MTVYTGYLAIHKFEAELERELEIRGLKVAMKKDRLYLVEGNHPQLIWAQMTAFDLEFINITSINDGAKKLKALGRNWGLFTVGHHRRAQLIQDELPKINKKPIPFRHALPSMPMGFWTLWGPDQMLATQKTSSPFALGEMDFQEDKEMPPSRAYLKLWEFFTVYAPEAIHGGVSIDVGSCPGGWTWVLRTLEFDKVYSVDKAPIEKRIMDLGRIDFRQESAFGLDPKNFEEIDWFCSDIICYPERLLNLVNRFREAGKVKNFVCTIKYQAETDWENTLKFLEIPGSRIVHLHHNKHEVTWFLKGANS
- a CDS encoding class I SAM-dependent rRNA methyltransferase: MKYFSFDKTQRLKLTRDLTKHIKRGNPWVFSDAVEKIKAPEGTYVLLVSHKNEVLAHGFYSPNINLSFRMLTLGDKKFNDAMVEKRFRQAIENKKHLLSQENKCFRLLNGEGDELPGMVADFYDGVLVLKLDGAAAEAFWKKEAVAEFFMQQTDLPVKCVYFKRKNREEEKGLILAGECDNLTDLEFLEHGVKFRTNIIDAAKTGFFLDQRENRNFIRSVSKDKSLLNLFGYTGGFSIYAGLGGASKVTTVDIAPNAIKASEVNWQINLLSPEKHEALCEDAFEFVAEAQKAKRQWDIVITDPPSFAPNQKAVESAREAYTKIFADSLRLVKDGGFFAASSCSGHISFESFLEIVQEALSKSRRRGKVLLIKGQPEDHPFPFALPEMRYLKFVYLQVFQD
- a CDS encoding RNA polymerase sigma factor, translated to MKTDEQLMREYVKGSEVAFGQLYEKYSPMVYGFIRKRLRTSESEDFYQKVWRQLHEKRHLYQDQPFAPWFFVMMKHLLIDEYRSLGRLNKQEFQDELIEKIYHQDLKDDGLEELLETLPKESQDLVRKYYLEGFSYEELEMETGLSQANLRQRLSRTLRGLRNKLYE